The following proteins come from a genomic window of Deltaproteobacteria bacterium:
- a CDS encoding cytochrome c biogenesis protein ResB gives MKTPIRRLASLRLTLAVMLLLAAAAAAGTFIPQGRGADDYTRLFGGNGAQVVRLLSLGDIYHSLWFRGLLLILSINMVSCMATRLPTTFSSLKGEAAMRRRPLLRIPGDHVREQGLVSDLKAAGYRQRGGSDGRVFSRGAAGYVFTLAGHLSLLVIMVSSLIGSSLGFIGTQRVFVGDFTDTYFNWKTMAEAQLPFRLSVIDFRKVPNPVALKIGIKEIKTGRKGKVITTHVNDDLKLPGLDGRIRILSFDTERKILKAIWVKGNGDRFPVVGGEEMGNSGLTLIPVAFAAFPEKQVSAGTAISRNGSILATADIKVNHPLRFNGLSLYLTDYGTDPSGLPYVGYQIVRDPARAGVWVGCVFFLLFITASLFVKHRCVVLVRDGGFVAVHLSSRGDRAKAVDELKTAVRRFLPIDGSCGVADDD, from the coding sequence ATGAAAACACCCATTCGGCGCCTTGCGTCCCTGAGGTTGACCTTGGCCGTCATGCTCCTCCTGGCGGCTGCCGCGGCGGCGGGCACATTTATACCCCAGGGACGGGGAGCCGATGACTATACCCGCCTTTTTGGCGGCAATGGAGCACAGGTTGTCAGGCTGCTTTCCCTTGGGGATATTTACCATTCTTTGTGGTTTCGGGGTCTCCTCCTGATACTTTCCATCAACATGGTTTCCTGTATGGCCACCCGGTTGCCCACCACCTTCTCTTCACTGAAAGGGGAGGCGGCGATGCGGAGGCGTCCGCTTTTGCGAATCCCCGGAGACCATGTCCGGGAGCAGGGTCTCGTATCGGATCTGAAGGCCGCCGGCTACCGCCAGAGGGGAGGGTCCGACGGAAGGGTCTTTTCCAGGGGAGCGGCAGGATACGTTTTCACCCTTGCCGGGCATCTGAGCCTTCTCGTCATAATGGTCTCTTCCTTGATTGGGTCCTCCCTGGGTTTTATCGGGACTCAGAGGGTCTTCGTGGGGGACTTCACCGATACCTATTTCAACTGGAAGACCATGGCCGAGGCCCAGCTTCCGTTTCGCCTGAGCGTGATCGATTTCAGAAAAGTTCCCAACCCGGTTGCCCTGAAAATCGGCATCAAGGAGATTAAAACCGGCAGGAAGGGCAAGGTGATCACCACCCATGTAAATGATGATCTGAAACTTCCCGGTCTTGATGGCCGGATACGGATCCTCTCCTTTGACACGGAAAGAAAGATCCTGAAGGCGATATGGGTGAAGGGCAACGGAGATCGGTTTCCCGTGGTGGGGGGAGAGGAGATGGGAAACTCCGGCCTCACCCTGATACCGGTGGCATTCGCTGCATTTCCCGAAAAGCAGGTGAGTGCCGGAACCGCCATCTCACGGAACGGCTCGATCCTCGCCACGGCTGATATCAAGGTGAACCATCCCCTCAGGTTCAATGGATTATCTCTCTACCTGACGGACTACGGGACGGACCCTTCAGGGCTCCCCTATGTAGGTTACCAGATCGTAAGGGACCCGGCGCGGGCCGGAGTCTGGGTGGGATGCGTGTTTTTCCTTCTTTTCATAACGGCTTCCCTCTTTGTTAAACATCGCTGTGTCGTCCTCGTCAGGGACGGGGGATTTGTCGCCGTTCATCTTTCATCGAGGGGGGATCGGGCGAAGGCGGTGGATGAGCTGAAAACGGCTGTCAGACGTTTCCTCCCCATCGATGGTTCATGCGGGGTCGCGGATGATGATTAA